The Streptomyces sp. NBC_00440 genome contains a region encoding:
- a CDS encoding cysteine desulfurase produces MTQLPGLLDTDAIRKDFPLLDRVVHDGKKIVYLDNAATSQKPRQVLDALNEYYEQHNANVHRGVHVLAEEATALYEGARDKVAAFINAPSRDEVIFTKNASESLNLVANMLGWADEPYRVDHETEIVITEMEHHSNIVPWQLLSQRTGAKLKWFGLTDDGRLDLSNVEEIITEKTKIVSFTLVSNLMGTVNPVEAIIRRAQEVGALVCIDASQAAPHMVLDVQALQADFVAFTGHKMVGPTGIGVLWGRQELLEDLPPFLGGGEMIETVSMHSSTYAPAPHKFEAGTPPIAQAVGLGAAVDYLSSIGMDKIAAHEHALTEYAMKRLADIPDLRFIGPSTALDRGATISFTLGDIHPHDVGQVLDEEGIAVRVGHHCARPVCLRYGIPATTRASFYLYSTPEEVDALADGLEHVRNFFG; encoded by the coding sequence GTGACACAGCTGCCGGGCCTCCTGGACACCGACGCGATCCGCAAGGACTTCCCCCTGCTGGATCGTGTGGTCCACGACGGGAAGAAGATCGTCTACCTGGACAACGCGGCGACCTCGCAGAAGCCGCGCCAGGTACTCGACGCGCTGAACGAGTACTACGAGCAGCACAACGCCAACGTCCACCGCGGCGTGCACGTGCTCGCGGAGGAGGCCACGGCGCTGTACGAGGGCGCCCGCGACAAGGTCGCCGCCTTCATCAACGCGCCGAGCCGCGACGAGGTGATCTTCACCAAGAACGCCTCCGAGTCGCTCAACCTCGTGGCCAACATGCTCGGCTGGGCCGACGAGCCCTACCGGGTCGACCACGAGACCGAGATCGTCATCACGGAGATGGAGCACCACTCCAACATCGTGCCGTGGCAGCTGCTCTCGCAGCGCACCGGCGCGAAGCTGAAGTGGTTCGGCCTCACCGACGACGGCCGCCTCGACCTGTCCAACGTCGAGGAGATCATCACCGAGAAGACGAAGATCGTCTCCTTCACGCTGGTCTCCAACCTGATGGGCACGGTCAACCCGGTCGAGGCGATCATCCGGCGCGCCCAGGAGGTCGGTGCGCTGGTCTGCATCGACGCCTCCCAGGCCGCACCGCACATGGTGCTCGACGTGCAGGCGCTGCAGGCCGACTTCGTGGCCTTCACCGGCCACAAGATGGTCGGCCCGACCGGGATCGGCGTCCTCTGGGGCCGTCAGGAGCTCCTGGAGGACCTCCCGCCGTTCCTCGGCGGCGGCGAGATGATCGAGACCGTGTCGATGCACTCCTCGACCTACGCCCCCGCGCCGCACAAGTTCGAGGCGGGTACGCCCCCGATCGCCCAGGCCGTCGGCCTCGGAGCGGCCGTGGACTACCTCTCGTCGATCGGCATGGACAAGATCGCCGCGCATGAGCACGCGCTCACCGAGTACGCGATGAAGCGTCTCGCCGACATCCCGGACCTGCGGTTCATCGGACCGTCCACGGCCCTGGACCGCGGCGCGACCATCTCCTTCACGCTCGGTGACATCCACCCGCACGATGTGGGCCAGGTCCTCGACGAGGAGGGCATCGCGGTCCGGGTCGGCCACCACTGCGCACGGCCGGTCTGCCTGCGGTACGGAATTCCTGCGACCACGCGAGCGTCGTTCTATCTGTACTCCACGCCCGAAGAGGTCGACGCACTGGCTGACGGGCTGGAGCACGTACGGAATTTCTTCGGCTAA
- the dapA gene encoding 4-hydroxy-tetrahydrodipicolinate synthase: MTPSPPFGRALCAMITPFTAAGELDLEGAQRLAVHLVGAGCDGLVLSGTTGESPTTTDAEKTALVRAVVEAVGDRAHIVAGVGSASTRHTVELARSAESAGADGLLVVTPYYSRPPQDAVEAHFRTVADATGLPVMLYDIPGRTGTRIGTGALLRLSGHPRIAAVKDCAYDLLGSTKVISRTGLAYYSGCEELNLPLYAVGGSGFVSTVANVAPRQLRAVLDAYDAPDPAEAARLNRLNTPLVELMMASGLPGTVTTKALLGAAGLPSGPVREPLRPAGRDAVDGLRRAYAELPAAG, translated from the coding sequence ATGACCCCTTCACCGCCCTTCGGGCGTGCGCTCTGCGCAATGATCACGCCGTTCACCGCTGCCGGTGAGCTCGACCTGGAGGGCGCGCAGCGGCTCGCCGTCCATCTGGTCGGTGCGGGGTGTGACGGGCTCGTCCTCAGCGGCACCACCGGAGAGTCCCCGACCACCACCGATGCCGAGAAGACCGCGCTGGTACGGGCGGTCGTGGAGGCTGTCGGCGACCGGGCCCACATCGTGGCGGGGGTGGGCAGCGCCTCGACCCGGCACACCGTCGAGCTGGCCCGGTCGGCCGAGAGCGCGGGCGCGGACGGCCTCCTGGTGGTGACGCCGTACTACAGCCGCCCTCCGCAGGACGCCGTCGAAGCCCACTTCCGTACGGTCGCCGACGCCACCGGCCTGCCGGTGATGCTCTACGACATCCCCGGCCGCACCGGTACCCGGATCGGGACCGGGGCACTGCTGAGGCTGTCCGGGCACCCGCGCATCGCAGCCGTGAAGGACTGCGCCTACGACCTGCTGGGCTCCACCAAGGTCATCTCCCGTACCGGGCTCGCCTACTACTCCGGCTGCGAGGAACTGAACCTGCCGCTGTACGCGGTCGGCGGATCGGGCTTCGTCAGTACGGTCGCGAACGTGGCCCCGCGGCAGCTGCGGGCGGTGCTCGACGCGTACGACGCGCCGGATCCCGCCGAGGCCGCGCGGCTCAACCGGCTCAACACCCCGCTGGTGGAGCTGATGATGGCGTCCGGCCTGCCGGGCACGGTGACCACGAAGGCCCTGCTCGGCGCGGCCGGGCTTCCGTCCGGACCGGTCCGTGAACCGCTGCGGCCCGCCGGCCGCGATGCGGTCGACGGGCTGCGCAGGGCGTATGCGGAGCTGCCCGCCGCCGGGTGA
- the dapD gene encoding 2,3,4,5-tetrahydropyridine-2,6-dicarboxylate N-succinyltransferase gives MTDTLSQTPARSTGAVAAGLATIAADGTVLDTWFPAPGLTTEPGPAGTERLSAERAAELLGEAAPKAVGSDPRRGVEVVAVRTVIASLDDKPLDTHDVYLRLHLLSHRLVQPHGQSLDGMFGLLANVAWTSLGPVAVDDIEKVRLNARAEGLHLQVTSIDKFPRMTDYVAPKGVRIADADRVRLGAHLADGTTVMHEGFVNFNAGTLGTSMVEGRISAGVVVGNGSDVGGGASTMGTLSGGGNVRITIGERCLVGAEAGVGIALGDECVVEAGLYVTAGTRITMPDGQVVKARELSGASNILFRRNSVTGTVEARPNNAVWGGLNEILHSHN, from the coding sequence ATGACCGACACGCTCTCGCAGACCCCTGCCCGCTCCACCGGCGCCGTGGCCGCCGGACTCGCCACGATCGCCGCCGACGGCACCGTTCTCGACACCTGGTTCCCCGCGCCCGGACTCACCACTGAGCCCGGCCCCGCGGGCACCGAGCGGCTCTCCGCCGAGCGCGCCGCGGAGCTGCTGGGCGAGGCCGCCCCGAAGGCCGTGGGATCCGACCCGCGCCGTGGCGTCGAGGTCGTCGCCGTCCGCACGGTCATCGCCTCGCTCGACGACAAGCCGCTGGACACGCACGACGTGTATCTCCGGCTGCACCTGCTCTCGCACCGGCTGGTCCAGCCGCACGGCCAGAGCCTGGACGGGATGTTCGGCCTGCTCGCCAACGTCGCCTGGACCTCGCTCGGCCCGGTCGCCGTGGACGACATCGAGAAGGTGCGGCTGAACGCCCGCGCCGAGGGCCTGCACCTCCAGGTCACCTCGATCGACAAGTTCCCGCGGATGACGGACTACGTGGCGCCCAAGGGCGTCCGGATCGCCGACGCCGACCGGGTCCGCCTCGGCGCGCACCTCGCCGACGGCACGACCGTCATGCACGAGGGCTTCGTCAACTTCAACGCGGGCACGCTCGGCACCTCCATGGTCGAGGGCCGGATCTCCGCGGGCGTCGTGGTCGGCAACGGCTCCGACGTCGGCGGCGGCGCCTCCACCATGGGCACCCTCTCCGGCGGCGGCAACGTCCGTATCACCATCGGGGAGCGCTGCCTGGTCGGCGCCGAGGCGGGCGTCGGGATCGCGCTCGGCGACGAGTGCGTCGTCGAGGCCGGGCTGTACGTCACCGCGGGCACCCGGATCACGATGCCCGACGGGCAGGTCGTCAAGGCCCGCGAGCTCTCCGGCGCCTCGAACATCCTCTTCCGCCGCAACTCGGTCACCGGCACGGTGGAGGCCCGTCCGAACAACGCCGTCTGGGGCGGCCTCAACGAGATCCTGCACAGCCACAACTGA
- the sufU gene encoding Fe-S cluster assembly sulfur transfer protein SufU: MKLDSMYQEVILDHYKHPHGRGLRDGDAEVHHVNPTCGDEITLRVRYEGDRIADVSYEGQGCSISQASASVMNELLVGKELGDAQKIQSTFLELMQSRGQIEPDDAMEEVLEDAVAFAGVSKYPARVKCALLSWMAWKDATAQALSEGKTA, translated from the coding sequence GTGAAGCTGGATTCGATGTACCAGGAAGTGATCCTGGACCACTACAAGCACCCGCACGGGCGCGGTCTCCGTGACGGCGACGCCGAGGTGCACCACGTCAATCCGACGTGCGGCGACGAGATCACGCTGCGTGTGCGGTACGAGGGCGACCGCATCGCGGACGTGTCGTACGAGGGCCAGGGCTGCTCCATCAGCCAGGCCAGCGCGTCCGTGATGAACGAACTGCTGGTCGGCAAGGAGCTGGGCGACGCCCAGAAGATCCAGTCGACCTTCCTGGAGCTGATGCAGTCCAGGGGGCAGATCGAGCCGGACGACGCGATGGAGGAGGTACTGGAGGACGCCGTCGCGTTCGCCGGTGTCTCGAAGTACCCGGCGCGCGTCAAGTGCGCGCTGCTGAGCTGGATGGCGTGGAAGGACGCGACGGCGCAGGCGCTGTCCGAAGGGAAGACCGCATGA
- a CDS encoding DUF7847 domain-containing protein: protein MIPLQPLQLSDILNGAISTAGRYWKQLFGVAAVVYGGAAAVIAAALAVLYASLSDRIHGIVHAPEASDVTWGQAGPVVLGFAGVLLGTALLTMVCTAMVYATSASVLQEAVLGRPASFRAVWRRAWSRVLPVLGTVLLSGLITLVPLLLVAGAVVAVVVATVGAHSIAVAVVVGVLGGLVLLPLGVWLWVLFSLAPAAVVFERQGPIGALRRSVRLVRGAWWRVCGISLLALVLGSIAGSFIQLPFTTLGMFHSLRLPLDTASDPSAAQLVAGLTSYLAITLLGQTLSQIVSVTFPQLVTGLLYVDRRMRREELGPVLIEAAAAEPAGQQPPNVTSPR, encoded by the coding sequence GTGATACCCCTGCAGCCGTTGCAGCTCAGCGACATCCTCAACGGCGCGATATCCACGGCCGGCCGCTACTGGAAGCAGCTGTTCGGCGTGGCAGCGGTGGTGTACGGCGGCGCCGCCGCGGTCATCGCGGCGGCGCTCGCGGTCCTCTACGCGTCGCTCTCCGACCGGATCCACGGCATCGTCCACGCACCCGAGGCGTCCGACGTCACCTGGGGCCAGGCCGGTCCCGTGGTGCTGGGGTTCGCCGGGGTGCTGCTCGGCACCGCGCTGCTGACCATGGTCTGCACCGCCATGGTCTACGCGACCAGTGCGAGCGTGCTGCAGGAAGCGGTGCTCGGCCGGCCGGCATCCTTCCGGGCCGTCTGGCGGCGGGCCTGGTCGCGGGTGCTTCCGGTGCTGGGCACCGTGCTGCTGAGCGGGCTGATCACCCTCGTGCCGCTGCTGCTGGTCGCGGGGGCAGTGGTCGCCGTCGTCGTCGCGACGGTCGGTGCGCACAGCATCGCCGTGGCGGTGGTGGTGGGCGTGCTCGGCGGGCTGGTCCTGCTGCCGCTGGGCGTATGGCTGTGGGTGCTTTTCAGCCTGGCACCGGCCGCCGTGGTCTTCGAGCGCCAGGGGCCGATCGGCGCACTGCGCCGATCGGTCCGGCTGGTGCGGGGCGCCTGGTGGCGGGTCTGCGGCATCTCGCTGCTGGCCCTGGTGCTCGGCTCCATCGCGGGCTCCTTCATCCAGCTCCCCTTCACCACCCTGGGGATGTTCCACAGCCTGAGGCTTCCCCTGGACACCGCGTCCGACCCGAGCGCGGCCCAGCTGGTGGCCGGTCTCACCAGCTATCTGGCGATCACCCTGCTGGGCCAGACGCTCAGCCAGATCGTGTCGGTGACGTTCCCTCAGCTGGTGACGGGACTGCTCTACGTCGACCGCCGGATGCGCCGGGAGGAGCTGGGCCCGGTGCTCATCGAGGCGGCGGCCGCAGAGCCCGCCGGGCAGCAGCCGCCGAACGTCACTTCCCCACGGTGA
- a CDS encoding TetR/AcrR family transcriptional regulator produces MGRRYDPDRRDRIIDAAIRVVGDQGIAGLSHRSVAAEADVPLGSTTYHFATLDELLIAALRKVSDDPQSAGTGWATALAGPGGGLAERLTALLGGLVAEDRSRVRLEYELYLAALRREALRPVAAEWLDAFVEVVRAHVGGDAATARALVALIDGLLIQLLLTGRAFDPDEVREGLLRIIGGRDVPGAGAPGVSG; encoded by the coding sequence ATGGGCCGGCGCTACGACCCGGACCGCCGGGACCGGATCATCGACGCCGCGATCCGGGTCGTCGGCGACCAGGGCATCGCAGGGCTGAGCCACCGCTCGGTCGCGGCGGAGGCCGATGTGCCGCTCGGCTCGACGACGTACCACTTCGCCACGCTCGACGAACTGCTGATCGCCGCGTTGCGGAAGGTCAGCGACGATCCGCAGTCCGCGGGCACGGGGTGGGCGACGGCGCTCGCCGGGCCGGGCGGAGGGCTGGCCGAGCGGCTCACGGCGCTGCTCGGGGGGCTCGTCGCGGAGGACCGGAGCCGGGTGCGGCTGGAGTACGAGTTGTATCTCGCCGCACTGCGCCGTGAGGCCCTGCGGCCCGTCGCGGCGGAGTGGCTGGACGCTTTCGTGGAGGTCGTCCGGGCCCATGTCGGCGGGGACGCCGCCACGGCCCGCGCGCTGGTGGCCCTGATCGACGGGCTGCTGATCCAACTCCTGCTGACCGGGCGGGCGTTCGATCCGGATGAGGTACGGGAGGGGCTGCTCCGGATCATCGGGGGCCGGGACGTCCCGGGCGCCGGAGCCCCCGGCGTCAGCGGCTGA
- a CDS encoding bifunctional 3-phenylpropionate/cinnamic acid dioxygenase ferredoxin subunit has product MAAFVRACALSELEDDTPKRVEIDGTPVSVVRTEGEVFAINDICSHANVSLSEGEVEDCTIECWLHGSSFDLRTGKPSGLPATRPVPVYPVKIEGDDVLVSVSQES; this is encoded by the coding sequence ATGGCCGCCTTCGTCAGAGCCTGTGCGCTGAGCGAGCTGGAGGACGACACCCCGAAGCGGGTGGAGATCGACGGCACGCCGGTGTCCGTGGTCCGTACGGAAGGGGAGGTGTTCGCGATCAACGACATCTGCTCGCACGCGAACGTCTCCCTCTCCGAGGGCGAGGTCGAGGACTGCACCATCGAGTGTTGGCTGCACGGTTCCAGCTTCGACCTCCGCACCGGCAAGCCGTCCGGCCTTCCCGCGACGCGCCCCGTCCCCGTTTACCCCGTAAAGATCGAAGGGGACGATGTGCTCGTCTCCGTATCCCAGGAGTCCTGA
- the sufC gene encoding Fe-S cluster assembly ATPase SufC yields MATLEIRDLHVSVETENGTKEILKGVDLTVKQGETHAIMGPNGSGKSTLAYSLAGHPKYTITSGTVTLDGEDVLEMTVDERARAGVFLAMQYPVEVPGVSVSNFLRTSATAIRGEAPKLRTWVKEVKTAMETLQMDPAFAERNVNEGFSGGEKKRHEILQLELLKPKIAILDETDSGLDVDALRQVSDGVNRVREGGEVGTLLITHYTRILRYIKPDFVHVFANGRIAESGGPELADKLENEGYEAYTKGGATA; encoded by the coding sequence ATGGCAACGCTTGAAATCCGCGACCTGCACGTCTCCGTCGAAACCGAGAACGGTACGAAGGAGATCCTCAAGGGCGTCGACCTGACCGTGAAGCAGGGCGAGACCCACGCCATCATGGGCCCGAACGGCTCCGGCAAGTCGACGCTGGCGTACTCCCTCGCGGGGCACCCCAAGTACACGATCACCAGCGGCACCGTCACCCTCGACGGTGAGGACGTGCTGGAGATGACCGTCGACGAGCGGGCCCGCGCCGGCGTCTTCCTCGCCATGCAGTACCCGGTCGAGGTCCCCGGCGTCTCCGTCTCCAACTTCCTGCGTACGTCGGCCACCGCCATCCGCGGCGAGGCGCCGAAGCTCCGTACCTGGGTGAAGGAGGTCAAGACGGCCATGGAGACCCTCCAGATGGACCCGGCCTTCGCCGAGCGCAACGTCAACGAGGGCTTCTCCGGCGGTGAGAAGAAGCGCCACGAGATCCTCCAGCTGGAGCTGCTCAAGCCGAAGATCGCGATCCTCGACGAGACGGACTCCGGTCTGGACGTCGACGCGCTGCGCCAGGTCTCCGACGGCGTCAACCGCGTCCGTGAGGGCGGCGAGGTCGGCACCCTGCTGATCACCCACTACACGCGCATCCTGCGCTACATCAAGCCCGACTTCGTGCACGTCTTCGCGAACGGCCGGATCGCCGAGTCCGGCGGCCCGGAGCTCGCCGACAAGCTGGAGAACGAGGGCTACGAGGCATACACGAAGGGTGGCGCAACAGCGTGA
- a CDS encoding winged helix-turn-helix transcriptional regulator: MTQRTRLDDADCAIAQALDVVGDWWTLLIVRDTARGVHRFDALQRELGMSRKVLTERLRLLVDAGVLRREPYQERPVRYEYRLTPRGSALLPVLIALQDWGDTWVLGEGETMATAGETSKEAERVRGLIGTRVPELRLTGPDGRLLDPVDPAAAHTVLYCFPAAYAERASYPPGWAGIPGASGCTLESCTYRDRLAEFTAAGATVHGVSTQRPDEQRAFAEKERLHFPLLSDAGLELAAALRLPTFRTAGVSRLKRLTLVVDRDRTVREALYPVTDIEDSVRAALAAVSR, encoded by the coding sequence ATGACACAGCGCACCCGTCTGGACGACGCCGACTGCGCGATCGCCCAGGCCCTGGACGTCGTGGGCGACTGGTGGACCCTGCTGATCGTGCGGGACACCGCGCGCGGGGTGCACCGCTTCGACGCGCTCCAGCGGGAGCTGGGGATGTCCCGCAAGGTACTGACGGAGCGGCTGCGCCTGCTGGTGGACGCGGGGGTGCTGAGGCGCGAGCCGTACCAGGAGCGCCCGGTCAGATACGAGTACCGGCTCACCCCGCGGGGCAGCGCCCTGCTTCCGGTGCTGATCGCCCTCCAGGACTGGGGGGACACCTGGGTACTGGGAGAGGGAGAGACGATGGCGACGGCCGGTGAGACATCGAAGGAGGCCGAGCGGGTGCGCGGCCTGATCGGCACGCGCGTACCCGAGCTGCGGCTCACCGGTCCGGACGGGCGCCTGCTGGACCCGGTCGACCCGGCCGCCGCGCACACCGTCCTGTACTGCTTCCCCGCCGCCTACGCGGAGCGCGCCTCCTACCCGCCCGGCTGGGCCGGGATCCCCGGGGCCTCAGGCTGCACCCTGGAGTCGTGCACGTACCGCGACCGGCTGGCGGAGTTCACCGCCGCCGGGGCGACCGTGCACGGGGTCTCCACCCAGCGCCCCGACGAGCAGCGGGCGTTCGCCGAGAAGGAGCGGCTGCACTTCCCGCTGCTCTCCGACGCGGGCCTGGAGCTGGCGGCCGCACTGCGGCTGCCCACCTTCCGCACGGCGGGGGTCAGCAGACTGAAGCGGCTGACGCTGGTGGTGGACCGGGACCGGACCGTCCGCGAGGCGCTGTACCCGGTCACGGACATCGAGGACAGCGTGCGGGCGGCACTCGCCGCGGTCAGCCGCTGA
- a CDS encoding DMT family transporter, with product MPGAAVGRPSPAAPTPQAPRAAYFRTRLPTPSPVPLLAPFPVCRPSGAGRPDFRTGFRRTAHRSPSLMCTVVHMPYVLLAAAIAAEVGGTTAMKYSDGFSRLWPSLATAAGYVLAFVLLAQVLKSLSVGTAYAIWAGTGTAAIAAIGMVFLGESPSVAKLAGIALVIGGVVLLNLGGSH from the coding sequence GTGCCTGGGGCGGCAGTGGGGCGCCCCAGCCCGGCGGCCCCCACCCCGCAGGCCCCCCGTGCGGCGTACTTCCGTACGCGCCTGCCCACCCCGAGTCCTGTGCCACTGCTCGCTCCGTTCCCTGTCTGTCGACCGTCCGGTGCCGGCCGTCCGGATTTCCGTACCGGATTCCGCCGGACGGCACACCGTAGCCCGTCGCTGATGTGTACGGTCGTACACATGCCCTATGTACTGCTTGCCGCGGCCATCGCCGCAGAGGTCGGCGGGACCACCGCCATGAAATACAGCGACGGATTCAGCCGGTTGTGGCCCTCGCTGGCGACGGCGGCCGGCTATGTGCTCGCCTTCGTCCTGCTCGCCCAGGTGCTCAAGTCCCTTTCGGTGGGCACCGCTTACGCGATCTGGGCCGGCACCGGCACCGCCGCCATCGCGGCCATCGGCATGGTCTTCCTGGGGGAGTCGCCGAGCGTGGCGAAGCTCGCCGGTATCGCCCTGGTCATCGGCGGGGTCGTCCTGCTCAATCTGGGCGGCTCGCACTGA
- a CDS encoding metal-sulfur cluster assembly factor, whose product MSDNETATMKPASEEEVREALYDVVDPELGIDVVNLGLIYGIHVDDANIATLDMTLTSAACPLTDVIEDQAKSATEGIVNELKINWVWMPPWGPDKITDDGREQLRALGFNV is encoded by the coding sequence ATGAGTGACAACGAGACCGCCACGATGAAGCCGGCCTCCGAGGAGGAGGTCCGCGAGGCGCTGTACGACGTCGTCGACCCCGAGCTGGGGATCGACGTGGTCAACCTGGGCCTGATCTACGGCATCCACGTGGACGACGCCAACATCGCCACGCTGGACATGACGCTGACGTCCGCGGCCTGCCCGCTGACCGATGTCATCGAGGACCAGGCGAAGTCGGCCACCGAGGGCATCGTCAACGAGCTGAAGATCAACTGGGTCTGGATGCCGCCGTGGGGACCGGACAAGATCACCGACGACGGCCGCGAGCAGCTGCGCGCGCTCGGCTTCAACGTCTGA